TTGCGGAAAAAATATCTATAATTGAAGAAATAGCACGTCAAACAAATTTACTCGCTTTGAATGCTGCGATTGAAGCTGCCCGGGCAGGAGAACATGGTAAGGGATTCGCTGTGGTTGCAGCAGAAGTGAGAAAGCTTGCTGAGCGAAGCGGTGAAGCCGCTGGTGAAATTGGAGATCTGTCTTCTACAAGTGTAAGCGTTGCTGAAACAGCCGGTGAAATGCTTAATCAGTTAGTACCGGATATCAAGCGAACTTCAGAGTTAGTTCAGGAAATTGCGGCGGGAAGTAATGAGCAACTGAGCGGATCAGAACAAATTAATAAAGCTGTTCAGCAACTTGATCAAGTTACTCAGCAGAATGCCTCAGCTTCTGAGGAAATGGCGTCTACATCAGAAGAATTATCTAGTCAGGCAGAGCAGTTACAGCAGGTAATGAGCTTCTTCAAGAGTGCCGGAAAAGTCTCAGTGCAAAGAAAATCTTTGCCGGAGCCCCGTCATACAGTCCGTAAACCCCAGGAAGTCAAAGCTATTGAAACAAAAAAAATAGTAAAACAAGACTCATCTGGGGTAGCTCTTGATATGAGTGGAGATTTTTTAGATTCAGATTTTGAAAAATTCTGATAATGACTGGATGAAGTTTCGTTTTTTTATTACTATAAGTTATGTTGAAATAAAATTAATTAATATTTTTTAAATAAAACAGGTGACAGATGAGTGAAGAAAAAAATAGTACAATGAATCAATATCTGACATTTACTTTAAATAAAGATATTTATGCTCTTGATATCTCAAGTGTCAGAGAAGTGCTGGAGTTAACGCCCATAACCAGGATTCCTAGAACTCCTAAGTTTATGAGGGGGGTTATTAATCTGCGCGGTCATGCTGTGCCTGTTGTTGATATGCGGCTTAAATTCGGTATGAGCAAGACTGAGGATACAGTAAATACTTGTATTATTATTGTTGAGGTGCTTTTTGACGGTGATAGTACCGTCATGGGAGCTCTTGCAGACTCAGTTCGGGAAGTTATTGAGCTTACTGAAGGAATGATCGAAGAGCCTCCTAGAATGGGAACTACAATTAAGACTGATTTTATTTGTGGAATGGGAAAACAGGATGATGAATTTGTTATAATCCTAGATATTAATAAGATCTTATCACTTGAAGAACTTGCTATGCTCAAGAGTGTAAATCATGATTCTTCTGCTGAGACTATTCCCGAGGTGAGCCCTGATCAAGGAGTGAGTCTTAATCTTTAAATTTGCTGTGTATATTAAAAATGAGACAAAATTATTAGTAAAGGTTTACAAAAACCCCGTCCCTCAAAAAGGGGCGGGGTTTTTATTTATCTAAAGTTTAGCATTCATGCTATTGTGACTAGTAAAACTTTTATAAACTAGTCATGTATATTGAATAATTTACTTTAAAAGATTATAAATACTTGCTATATAACATGCAGTGAAATAATGTTTTTTATAAGCATAAGCTGAATAAATTTTTATATGGTTTATAGTTTGTGTCTCAAAAATAATTACACGTAAAAATAGTGATAGTTTTGTCATGCGGCGTACTCTTTATTATATTTTATTTGCATTATCTTTAATCGCAACATTTTCAGCAGGAATATTATATAATTATAATCCTGTTGTTTCCTTTGTTTGTCTGTCTGGAGTGATAATTGTTTTAATTTTGATAATATCCGGTGTCAGGCGCGATATGGAGCGCAATGCATTAGAAAACCAAGAATTTTATTCTACCATTATAAACAATTCTGATATCGGATTGTACCGGGCAGATCTGAACGGTAAATGTGTTTATGCAAATGACTTTTTTAAGACTCTAGTTAAGGATTTGCCGAATTTATATAAAAATGGAGATCAAAGTATTGTGGTTCCTCTTTGTGAAGATTCCTTAAAGCACAATATTTTTTTTAAAAACTTGTTGGACGGTGGTAAAATTCTAGAAAGTGAGTCTTGTTTTTTAACTGATGATGGGAAAAATTTGCATCTGGCCGAGACTGCTAAGATTGTTTGTGATGTAGACGGAAAGGCTATCGGAATAGTCGGTGCTGTTAAGAACATCTCAGCTGTTAAAGTGATTGAAGAAAAATTGGAGCTTGAAAAGAGATATTTGACAGCTGTCATGGATATTCTTTCTGAAGCTGTTTTTATTGAAGATCTTGAAGGGACTTATTTGAAAGTTAGTCGTAGTTTTGCTGACTATACAGGGTTAGATACTCCAGAGCTGTGTGTCGGTAGTAATGCAAATAACTATTTTTCACCTAGGATTTCCTCAGTTATTTTAGACAATATTTCAAATGTAGCTACGACAGGTGAAGATAGTAATTTTGTGCTTCCAGTGGAAGACAGGCATGGCCGGAAAGTGGAATTTTCTGTTAAGCATTCTTTGATCCGGAATCATAAAGGTGAACCTACCGCTATTATAGGCTACGCCAGAGAATTTAAAGAAATAGAAGTGAATAGAGTGGATGATGTTTGGAAATCCTTGAATAAGTCTTTGGATGTTTCGTATTCACTAAACAACTTGTGTCATGAACTCAGAACTCCTTTTGTTGGAATAATCGGTAGTATAAAAGCTTTCGCTGAAGAAGAATTGCCTGATAGAGCCAAGTCTTATGCTGAAAAGGCATTAAAATCTGCTGAAAGATTTAAGGATGCACTGAATTATTTTTTGCATGATTTTTCTAGCGAGGACTCAAGTGATAAAGAGCTTCCGTTTTTTAATTCCAATATAGCTTTTTCAAAAATTTTGGACATGTATATTCCTGCTGTAGAACTTGAAAACCGAAGTATTGAGTTTTTTATTGAAAATAAAATTCCGAAAAATATTTCAGGAAGCAGGCGTCAGTTTTTACAGGCTATTTTTTGCTTAGTAGGAAATGGCGTTTCTATTTTGCAAGGGACTAAATTGGTTGCAGGCATTGAAGCTCTTGACTTAACTGAGCATGATGCGGAATTTAATTTTTTTGTTAGGGATTGTTCTAACAAAGGGGTTAGACCGCATCCCAGTCAACTTTCGTATGTATTTATAGAAACGGTCCGTAAACTTGGTGGAGATCTTTATTGTAATGCGGACAATGGTTTTACAATTGGATTCAAGGTTAGGGCTGGATTCAACTTAGAAAAAACAGGTGTGGCTGATAATTGTGCTGACGACGCAAAGAAATGTGTTCTGTTGGCAGAAGACGATATCAGCAGTCAGTTTATGATGCGCAAAAAGCTCGAGAAAAAAGGATGTATTGTGCGGACAGCTGCAACCGGACTAGAGGTTTTAAACTGCCTAAAAGAGAGCACATATGATCTTGTTTTAATGGATGTGCAGATGCCGGAGATGAATGGTTTTGAAGCTACAAAAACTATTCGTGCCGAGGAAGATGGAGAAGTGAAAATTCCAATTGTTGTAATGAGTGCCTATGATGCTGATATTGATACCAAGCAAATGTCTTTGCTTGGTATCAATGAATTTGTTTCTAAACCTATACGAAATGAAACATTAGAAAAAATAATCAATAAGTATTTGAGTTAAAGATTAATTAGTAAAGACACTCCTAATATAAAATTCTATCCCGTCCTCAAGCATCTGCACTGAAAGAAGAATCAGAATAAGACCCATAAGTCTTTCACATGCTCTGAGCCCTCTTTTACCCAAAAAACGGGCTAAAGTCGGTCCTATCATCATAATACCAAAGGCAACGAGCCAGGCGAGCATTACTCCTGTGAGCACCGTCATGTCAGCGTTTCCTTTTGATCCGTAAACCATTACCGCGGCTAAAAGAGACGGCCCAGCAAAAAGCGGGACAGCTATCGGAACAATGAAAGGGTCCTTTTCGAGAGTGATTTTTTGATTATCAGGCTGCGGGAAGACCATTTTCATAGAGATTATGAAAAGAATGACCCCACCTGCTAAGCGCAATGTTGACTGATGAATGTTAAGCATCTTCATTAGTCCGGCTCCCAAGTACATAAAAAGTATAATGATGCCCAGTGCGAACAGAAGCTCTCTAAATAGAATTTTTCTTTGGCGTGCTGGAGAAAATTCTTTGAGCATTGCTAGGCATGTCGGTAGATTGCCCAGCGGGTCCATTATAAGGATAAGCGGAAAAGCTATTTCAAGTACTGCGCGAATTGTTTCGTTTTGCATTGGATGATTGGTGTCCTATTTCTTTCCGCCGGCTTGACCGTAAGTTGAAAATTTTTCGATTACTTTATCCATTTCAGTATCAGGAACGATTACCGGAGTGCCTACAGATAATGCTTGAATATAAATTCTGGCTATAAGTTCGAGCTCTTCGGCAGCGTCAAATGCATTTTGTATATGTGTTCCAACTGTAATTAAGCCATGATTTGCAAGTAGGACCGCATTGTAGTTTTCAATTGTATTGGTCACATTGTCGGCGAGTTCAGGTGTACCGAATGTTGCATATGGAGCCAGTGGAACTTTTTTACCGGCAAATCCTACAAGATAGTGCACAGCAGGCAATTCCATGTTCAAGCAGGCTACAGTTGTTGCATAGACAGAATGTGTGTGTACCACAGCATTAATATCAGAACGTTTTTTGTACAAAGCTGTATGAAATCCTGCCTCACTTGATGGTTTCCTTTTTGAATCTAAAATTTTTCCATAAAGATCCATAACAGTTACATCAGCCGGGCTTGATTCTAAGTAGTTAAGTCCGCTGGCACTTATGGCAAGCAATCCTTTTTCACGATTCAAAATACTCAGGTTGCCACCTGTTCCTGTTGTCAGCCCAGCTTCAAGCATTTTGCAACCATATTTAACAACTAATTTTCTTTCTTCCTCAAGCAGCATCGTAGAAGTCCTTATAATTTATTCAAAATAATCTGTTAAATTTATTGTGAATGTAAATTTTCAATTCTTTTTAAAACAGGTGGATGACTGTATTCTAACCATACATAAAGAGGGTGCGGGGTTAGGTTAGACAGATTGCTTGCGGATAATTTTTTCAAAGCACTGATAAGTGCAGATGGTGTCTTGGTTGTTTCCGCTGCAAAGTTATCCGCTTCAAATTCGTGTTTACGGGATTTAGCATTACTGAAAACAGCGAGAACGGCAGAGATTGGAGTGTAGAGAAGTGCAAAAAATATAAGACCTGCATGTATTGAAATGTTCTGCATCCCAAAGGCTGCAAACAGTTCTTTATTGCCAAGGAATAGTGACATTAGCAAAAAGACTATGCCTGTATTGATGATGCTCATGATGATCATTTTGCGGATATGGCCCAGCTTGCTGTGGCCTATTTCGTGAGCAAGGACAGCTACGATTTCATCTGTAGAGAGTTCGCTTATCAAGGTGTCGAATAAGGCAATACGTTTCTTTTTACCGAATCCTGTGAAGTAAGCGTTGGCTTTAGTAGATCTTTTAGAACCGTCAATCATGAAAATACCTGAAATTTTAAATCCGTTTTGCTGGGCAAAATGTTCGATTTTGTCTTTGAGTTCGCCGTCTTCAAGCGGAGTAAATTTGTTGAAAAGTGGTAAAATCCATGTTGGGGCTATGTATTGAATTGCAAGCGTTACAACCACGATAAACAACCAGCACCAAGCCCAAGCAAATTGTCCAGCTGTGCTGAAAAAAAGAAGTACTCCACTGAGTAGAATACCGCCGAGAATTCCACCAAGCAGATATCCTTTCAATTTATCTATTATAAAAGTCTTTAAATCTGTTTTGTTAAATCCGAATTTTTCTTCAATCACGAATGTCTGGTAGAGCGCAAAAGGAATAGAAATAATGTCGCTTAGGATTGCAAGTCCTGCAAAAAAGATAAGTCCTGTTCCTATTTCACCAAATCCGAAATTTAAAGCCCATATATCAAGCAGGTTGAATCCTCCGCAGATGATGAACAGTAACGTCACCAATGTCATAGAGGTACTTGATATGTTTTCGAAACCTATACCGGCTCTAGTGTAATCTTGTGATTTACGGTATTTATCAGCATCAAATATGTTTTTGAATTCATCAGGTAACTTCGGAGAAAGAGCTTTACGGTTAAGTTGTCTGGAAACAAGGCCTAACAGGCAAACTGCAGTCAAAGAAAATATAATAATAAAAAAGTATATGTTCATATTTATGTTTATAAGTTTAAGGTTAATTTGCTAAATTGTGGTCACAATTGATAACAGTAGAGTTCTGGCAAGGGAGTAAAACTAACTTGTAGGCAGTGAGGCGTCAATCTTGTAATATAGATAAATGACTTCTTCTTTTTTCCATAAAAATGTCCTTTATGCCTTATGATAGTTGAGAAGCTTGACAAGTTGTTGTAGAGGCGAAACAATTATAATGTTTAAAACTGGTTGAATAAGTTAATTTACACCTTATCTAAAAGCCGTTTGCCTGCATCCGGCTTATATAATTAAAAGATTATTTAGAAAGAATTATGAGGGAGAGAGTCTGTATGAGTTCACCTAAAAGTATCAAGGAAAATATTGCTCGTGCTAAATCATATGGTCAACGTAAGGATTATTTGCGGTGCCTTTTTTCGCTGAGTATTTCTCTTGATGAACTGGCAGACAGTCAGGTTTTTGGCCGTGAAAAATTTGAAATTGGAATTCTTGTTGATGAGGTTTTTCGTCAGCTTCTTGCTATGGAAGAACTTAAAAGTGTGCTTCCCCGAGGTTTAAAATATACGCGCGGGCACGAAAAGAAATTGTCAAAGGCTCTTCGGAATATTCATGATACAATTAAGAATGCTATTGAAAAAGCTGCTATTGATAAAATTAGAAAACAGAAAAATCAGATTGATAAGTATATTTTGACGGGTCATAAATGCCTTGAAAATAAAGATGCTAAAGAAGCTAAGAAATATTTTCGCCGGATAACAGAAGCTTTTCCTGAAGAACGCGGACTTTTGCAGGATGTTGGTGGAAGATTTGTCAAAGCGGGATTTGCCCGTGATGGGATTGAATACTTGGAGCGTGCAATAGAGCAAAATCCTACAGACAGTCGTCCTTATACATTAATACTTCTTGCGTGGGAGATGCTTGCTGAACAGGATCAAGCTCTTGCTATCATAAAAGATATTGTTCGCCGTTTTGGCGCAAATGAAAGTCTGTATGTTCGCCAGTCTAAACTTTTTCTTGCAAAGAGAATGTATGCTGAAGCCTATGACGCAGCTGCATCAGCTCTAAAACTTAATCCTCTTAGTCGTGACGCTAAAAAAATTTCTGACCAGCTCGGGCCTAAGATCTTTGGAAGAGGGTACAAACCCGGAACAACTACAGGTGAGATTAAAGCCGCGAAGGCTAAGCAGTCTACTTCGTCAAATTCATCAACGAATGGGGCTCTCAATCTTAATTTTGGCGGAGGTTCTTCCGGTACCAAGAAGGCGGCGCCTAAAAAAACTGTTAAAAAGCCTGATACATCTAAAGCTATCAAACTTGATTTTTAGTTATTCTTTATGAATTTCGTAGAATCTTATCTGATCTCTAAAATCCCTTGGTGAACTTTTGTTTGTCAGGGGTTTTTAGTTTGCTTTGCCGGTATCTGTTACAGATGTAGCTCTGTTGATTGTCTGGAGAATAGCAATCCCATTTTTACATGACTGTTTTGTGGTATATCCCTTTCCGCTGTCAGCTATAATATTTCCGTTATCTGATTTCAGTACCCAGCGGTACTCTCCTTTTTTATCCAAGCATATTTCAAAATGATAATGCTCAGGATCACTTTTAATATCTGTGTCCACTAAGGTTAGACTATCCATATTTTTTCACCATATATATTAGTAAATTTTATATTGGTGATATTATATATGATAATACTTACAGTCAAGCTTGTAAAAAAAAGAACCCCCGACAAACTGATGTCTGTCGGGGGTTTGATATCGGTTTGCGAGCCGATGAATGATCTGGAGGGAGTGCTTAGTACATTCCACCCATTCCGCCCATTCCACCCATTCCACCCATTCCGCCCATTCCACCCATTCCGCCCATGCCAGCAGGCATGCCAGCATCAGCAGTTTTAACAGGCTTATCTACGATAGCGCATTCAGTGGTGAGGAGAAGTCCAGCTACGGAAGCTGCATTCTGGAGTGCAATACGGGTAACCTTTTTAGGATCGATTACACCGGCTTTAATAAGGTCTTCGTATTCGCCTATTGCAGCGTTGAATCCGATTCCGTCTTTAGCTAATTTAACTTTTTCAACTACAACGGAGCCTTCAAGGCCTGCGTTTGCAGCTATCTGACGAAGAGGTTCTTCGATAGCACGGCGGATGATGTTGATACCGGCAAGTTCATCATCATCAGAAGCAGTTGCGTTTTCAAGAGCAGCAATGCAACGGATAAGAGCAGTTCCGCCGCCAGGGACGATGCCCTCTTCAACTGCTGCGCGAGTTGCGTTAAGAGCATCTTCTACGCGAGCTTTCTTTTCTTTCATTTCAGTTTCAGTAGCTGCACCGACGTTGATCACAGCAACACCACCAACGATCTTGGCAAGACGTTCCTGGAGTTTTTCACGGTCATAATCAGAGGTGGTTCCTTCGATTTCTGAACGGATCTGGCCTACGCGAGCTTTGATGTTCTCTACATTACCTGCGCCGTCAACGATAATGGTGTTATCTTTATCAATAACAACACGTTTTGCGGAACCAAGGTCTTCAAGAGTAACACCTTCAAGCTGGAGTCCGAGGTCATCGGAAACAACTGATCCGCCTGTCAGTGTAGCAATGTCGTTTAGCATTGCTTTACGGCGATCACCAAAACCTGGAGCTTTAACAGCTACAACATTAAGTGTTCCGCGCAGTTTATTGACAACGAGAGTTGCGAGTGCTTCGCCTTCGATGTCTTCAGCAATGATTACGAGAGGTTTGCTCATTTTGGCAACCTGTTCAAGAACTGGGAGAAGTTCTTTCATGCTGGAAACTTTCTTTTCGCTGATAAGGATAAGAGGCTCATCCATTTCGCAGATCATTTTTTCAGCATTGCTTACAAAGTAAGGAGAAAGGTAACCGCGGTCGAACTGCATGCCTTCTACAACATCAAGAGTTGTGTCTAGACCTTTAGCTTCTTCAACTGTGATAACGCCTTCTTTACCGACTTTGTTCATAGCTTCTGCAATGATGTTACCGATGGTTACGTCATTGTTTGCAGAGATAGTACCAACCTGTGCGATTTCTTTTTGGTCGCGGGTAGGTTTTGCGAGAGTTTCGAGGTTGTCGATGATAGCTTCAACAGCTTTGTCGATACCGCGTTTGATTGACATTGGGTTACGCCCTGCTGCAACGAGTTTTACACCTTCGGTGAAAACAGCCTGAGCAAGGATTGTTGCGGTGGTAGTACCGTCACCAGCGATGTCAGAAGTTTTGGAAGCAACTTCCTTAACCATCTGAGCACCCATGTTTTCGAATTTGTCTTTCAGTTCGATTTCTTTAGCTACGGAAACACCGTCTTTGGTGATAACAGGAGAACCGAATGATTTATCGATTACAACGTTACGACCTTTAGGTCCGAGTGTAACTTTTACTGCATTGGCAAGTTTATCAACACCGATTTTCAGTTTTTCACGCGCTTTTGCGTCAAATAGAATCTGTTTAGCCATTTTTTATCTCCTTAGAAAAATGAATTGTAAAAGTATAAGTACTAGGCTGCGACAACTGCGAGAATGTCGTCTTCGCGCATTACTAGATGATCAACACCATCTATTGAAATTTCTGTTCCGGCATATTTAGCGAAAAGAACGATGTCACCTTCTTTTACGCCGATTGCTATTCTTGAACCGGAATCGTCAAGTTTACCTGGTCCAACTGCAACGATTTCACCTTTGAGAGGTTTTTCTTTAGCAGAGTCAGGGATAATGATTCCACCTACAGTTTTTTCTTCCACTTCAAGGCGTTTGACTAAAAGGCGGTCACCTAGTGGTTTCAGTTTCATTTTTCATCCTCCGGTAAGATATAATTTTATATTATTTTTTAATTTAGGCGCAAGCCCATAATCCGTTGCGACAAAAACAAAATGCTATATTGGATGTTTTATGGTCTAAACGGATTGAACTTAAGTAAGACATTATTGAAAACTGTCAACATCAGAGTGGCTTTTTTTTGAAAATCATTTCTCATCGGCTATCGCAAATCCTTGGAGACATATAGAACTCTGCCGACAGGTTCCCAACTTAGTGAAAGGTCTTTTAAATCAATCTCAATCTTTTTGGGCTGTGCTTCTGGATTATCAGACATGAGAAGTATTTTTCCAGGTTCTTTAGCAATTCTTTTTACAACTATTTCCTGATCAATACGGACAACATAAATACGTCCTTCGTAGAGATCTTTTTGCGATTCATCGACTAAAATATGATCACCGTCCTCAATTCGCGGGGCCATGGATTCACCTGTTACGGCCATTAATTTCATACAGTCAGGGTTTCCCTTTTTAGTAAGCCAGTCAAGCCTGAAAGCGTATGTGTCTTCGACTGTGTCATCGGTCTGCAAACTTCCTCCACCACCGCTAGGGCGTGCAAGAACCTTGGGAACATGGTGAAAGCTATCCATGTCAGCACCAGTCGACGGAAATATTATCTTTGCGCCAATTTTATCCAGTACTTTTGCGATAACTTGGATATGTTTTCCTCTTTCGTGTTTGAGGTAACGGATAATCTGATTTGGAGCTACTCCGCAGGCTTTAGCCATCTGAGTTGGGTTTGCATACGGTTTGCCCGGACCTATCATATTCTTCATACCCTCAACAAGATCAAAATAAAAACTCATATCCCCTCCTTATCTGGATAGTTTATGCTTTTTTTAAAAAAATGTCCTCTTTTATGTTTTAGAATAGTTTAATTTGGTTTTTTTTGGATTAAAATTTACTATTTGGTAAATTTTATTTACAAAATGGCTTGCTAAAAAGAATTATTGTTAATATAAATTTTTTCGGTGGATATGTGGGGATGATTTCATAGTTTAATTTGGGTACTTATTTTTAGGAGAGGATTTATGATTTTTGGGTCCGTTTCACGTTGTTTAGATTTTCCGGATTTGAATAATAAAAGAGTTATGACAGCTGAAGGGCTTATAAAAGTTCTGGGTCATGAAGGGGCCGAGAGAGTAATCTACTTTTGGGGAGGGATGAGGGTCTCGGTTCCTAATATAGAGGAGTTGCAAAAGATTAGACTCCGTGAACGGGTTAAACAGGCTTTTGACCAGGGAGCGACTCCTTCACAGATTGCTGAACGATTTGGTGTTTCTGTCAGAACTGCACAAAGAATGCGAAATCCTTCAGCATGTGTTGAGAATGGTTCGAAAATGATATAATACAGTTAGAGGTGTAATAGATTTGTTTAAAAGTTGAGCTTAATTGCGCAAAATATTTGCTTGTCAGTTTTGGAATAGTTTGAATTGGTTGCAGTCTAGTAATGCAACCAATTCTATAGAGAGATTAATTTATGAATAATAAAAAAGACAGTAAGCTGTTAAAAAAATGTATAAAAAAATATATAGTAGCAGCAGTTGTTATTTTGACTGTCGCCGGCTGGGCTATTTATAATTATACAGAGCAATACTTGGTTCATGTTTCAAAGCATGAATCTGAGCTTACAATAAATAGTTGCAAGCAGTTAAACTCATGGCTTGAACTTGGAGTTCAGGATGTAAGTATTCTCAGCAATTTGTTGGAAGATATTTTGAATGAGGATGCACCATTGGCTTTAAAAATTAATGAAGTTGCAGAGATATTCACTATTTTTGGAAAGGAAAGAGATATTTGTCTTCAGATGCGTTTTTTTTCAAAAGATGGGATAGAGTTGGTTCGCGTTAATTTTAAAAATAAAGTTTCTGATCGTGTTTATGGCGATTTTTCGCAAAGTAAGGGTGACCGGGAATATATTCAGAATGTTTTAAGTTTGAAAAATGGAGTGTATATTTCAAGCTTAGATTTGAATATAGAGCATAGCAAAGCAGCTCTTCCGCATGTCCCGGTATTCAAGTTTTTGAAGAAAATAGACGGTCAGAATGCAACAGAACTGGGGATGGTTGAAATAAGTTATTCAGGGCGTTTTTTTGTCGATTTGTTGAAATTTTATGCAAAGAAATCTCTAGGGGAGTTTTTTCTGCTCAATAATTCAGGTCAGTGGGTCATTGGATTTGATGATATGTATAATGTAAAATTCATTACGTTAGAACAATTTCTATTGCTCTCAAAACCATTTACTGCAGAACTGGATAACCGTTCACTATCTCCAACTGATCAATTCTTAAGTTCTAACGGGTTGTATACTTATGGATTAGTATATCAAAAATCTTCCTCATTCCTAAATTTTTCAAGTGTAAGTGAGAATGAAAAGTGGAGAATTGTTTCTTTTGTTTCACCTGAAAAGTTGGTTGTTCCTCGAATTCGGATTGCTATATTTTTGTTTGCGATTTTTATTCTATGGTGTGGATTTCTGCTTTGGCGTAAATCTATTGCCCGTATTGAAAAAGAACATATTAACAACGCCTTGCAGGAAAGTGAAAAAAGATTTTTGGATATTACTGATGCTGCAGGTGAATTCATATGGGAAACTGGGCCTGGGGGGAGTTTTATTTTTGTAACCGGGCGGGCAGAAGATATACTGGGGTATAGTGCGGAAGAATTGGTCGGAAGATCCCCATTCGATTTTGTTGATGAAGAGTCTTCGTGGGAAGTTAGAAAAGAATTTCTTGATGCTGCTCAGGAACGAAGACCATTTAATTCTCTTGTTTCCACATTTGTTAACCGTGATGGTCATAAGTTGTGGTTAGAATTTAACGGTGTTCCTGTTCTGGACAGTGAAGGTAACGTAACCGGTTTTCGCGGAGCGACTTCTGATATAACGGCACAGCGTAAAACTTTACAAGAGTTGCAAGACAGAGAGGATATGCTTCACAGCATAAGTGATTCAGTTCAGGATGCCCTTATACTGTTGGATGACAAAGGTCTTGTTCACTTTTGGAACCCCGCTGCGGAAAAGATTTTTGGTTTTTCATCTGAGGAAATGATCGGCAAGAATTTGCGTTCCTGCGTCTGGGCTGAAGATAATCTTGATAATTCGGATGCTCCATCTACGCAGGATGGGAGTGAGAATAATCTTTTCGCATCTTATGGTTCTTTTACTGTTAATGTTCGTAGAAAAGATGGAAATGTTTTTCCGGCCGAAGTCCTTTTATCACCCTTACGAAGGGAAGCTGGCTGGTGGGTTGTAGGGACAATCAGGGATGTTACTGAACGCAAAGAAGCTGAGGATTCACTGCGTAAGTTGGCTACAACGGATCCTTTGACC
This sequence is a window from Desulfovibrio sp. UCD-KL4C. Protein-coding genes within it:
- a CDS encoding chemotaxis protein CheW, producing the protein MSEEKNSTMNQYLTFTLNKDIYALDISSVREVLELTPITRIPRTPKFMRGVINLRGHAVPVVDMRLKFGMSKTEDTVNTCIIIVEVLFDGDSTVMGALADSVREVIELTEGMIEEPPRMGTTIKTDFICGMGKQDDEFVIILDINKILSLEELAMLKSVNHDSSAETIPEVSPDQGVSLNL
- a CDS encoding response regulator, producing MRRTLYYILFALSLIATFSAGILYNYNPVVSFVCLSGVIIVLILIISGVRRDMERNALENQEFYSTIINNSDIGLYRADLNGKCVYANDFFKTLVKDLPNLYKNGDQSIVVPLCEDSLKHNIFFKNLLDGGKILESESCFLTDDGKNLHLAETAKIVCDVDGKAIGIVGAVKNISAVKVIEEKLELEKRYLTAVMDILSEAVFIEDLEGTYLKVSRSFADYTGLDTPELCVGSNANNYFSPRISSVILDNISNVATTGEDSNFVLPVEDRHGRKVEFSVKHSLIRNHKGEPTAIIGYAREFKEIEVNRVDDVWKSLNKSLDVSYSLNNLCHELRTPFVGIIGSIKAFAEEELPDRAKSYAEKALKSAERFKDALNYFLHDFSSEDSSDKELPFFNSNIAFSKILDMYIPAVELENRSIEFFIENKIPKNISGSRRQFLQAIFCLVGNGVSILQGTKLVAGIEALDLTEHDAEFNFFVRDCSNKGVRPHPSQLSYVFIETVRKLGGDLYCNADNGFTIGFKVRAGFNLEKTGVADNCADDAKKCVLLAEDDISSQFMMRKKLEKKGCIVRTAATGLEVLNCLKESTYDLVLMDVQMPEMNGFEATKTIRAEEDGEVKIPIVVMSAYDADIDTKQMSLLGINEFVSKPIRNETLEKIINKYLS
- a CDS encoding MarC family protein, translating into MQNETIRAVLEIAFPLILIMDPLGNLPTCLAMLKEFSPARQRKILFRELLFALGIIILFMYLGAGLMKMLNIHQSTLRLAGGVILFIISMKMVFPQPDNQKITLEKDPFIVPIAVPLFAGPSLLAAVMVYGSKGNADMTVLTGVMLAWLVAFGIMMIGPTLARFLGKRGLRACERLMGLILILLSVQMLEDGIEFYIRSVFTN
- a CDS encoding L-fuculose-phosphate aldolase, coding for MLLEEERKLVVKYGCKMLEAGLTTGTGGNLSILNREKGLLAISASGLNYLESSPADVTVMDLYGKILDSKRKPSSEAGFHTALYKKRSDINAVVHTHSVYATTVACLNMELPAVHYLVGFAGKKVPLAPYATFGTPELADNVTNTIENYNAVLLANHGLITVGTHIQNAFDAAEELELIARIYIQALSVGTPVIVPDTEMDKVIEKFSTYGQAGGKK
- a CDS encoding M48 family metallopeptidase, translating into MNIYFFIIIFSLTAVCLLGLVSRQLNRKALSPKLPDEFKNIFDADKYRKSQDYTRAGIGFENISSTSMTLVTLLFIICGGFNLLDIWALNFGFGEIGTGLIFFAGLAILSDIISIPFALYQTFVIEEKFGFNKTDLKTFIIDKLKGYLLGGILGGILLSGVLLFFSTAGQFAWAWCWLFIVVVTLAIQYIAPTWILPLFNKFTPLEDGELKDKIEHFAQQNGFKISGIFMIDGSKRSTKANAYFTGFGKKKRIALFDTLISELSTDEIVAVLAHEIGHSKLGHIRKMIIMSIINTGIVFLLMSLFLGNKELFAAFGMQNISIHAGLIFFALLYTPISAVLAVFSNAKSRKHEFEADNFAAETTKTPSALISALKKLSASNLSNLTPHPLYVWLEYSHPPVLKRIENLHSQ
- a CDS encoding DUF1508 domain-containing protein; the protein is MDSLTLVDTDIKSDPEHYHFEICLDKKGEYRWVLKSDNGNIIADSGKGYTTKQSCKNGIAILQTINRATSVTDTGKAN